Below is a genomic region from Syngnathus typhle isolate RoL2023-S1 ecotype Sweden linkage group LG3, RoL_Styp_1.0, whole genome shotgun sequence.
CGTTGTCGGGCTGAGTAGCAGGGAGGCTGTCGAGTCCGGGCCCTCCGAGCCCATCCGTGGCGGCGTCGTTCTCTGGCGGCGGTTCCATTCGCTCAAACATTAACGGTGGTTGGTTCTGTGTGAGATACACCGCAAGCGGGCTCAATAGGGAAAAAAAGGAGGCGGGGTGGGCTTGAGACACATGGAAAAGAGCTGCCCTCGCGAGATGAACCCACACAGGAGCGTCATCCGCACTGAGGACCTGTGGCCGGGTGACCTTTCCCCAGTACGTGGCCATACGTCTTGTTTGAATCCTGAAGCTCTTTTGCCTCCTGCCTAACTCTACCAGTAGCAAATGATTTTTTGAATAAACCAGATGAATCAAATCTCGTTATCTGAGGAACATTTGGATTCAGAGCTCTCTGGTCCTTCTCACCTCACATATCGAAACATGGAAATTGACCGATGGACATCCAAACCATCGCCACCGGCTGTTAGCCGGGAAAAGAAATGGCCGAATGAAACGGTTGTTAGCACACGTCACGCACAATGATGACATGCGAGACCACTCGACATCCCACAGGACAGAAAGACAGACTGACAGTCAGACGCCAGCAAGCGACACCCACACGACCGTTGAGCTGGACTGACCAAATAAGGAGAACCCACCTCATCCTGGGGGGAGGGGGTAAAGGGAGATGGTCGGTCGAGAGACAACAGAAGAAAAGCAAGAACAGAGCAGAGCAGAACCATCAAAGACAAGCAGCGAGGCTGGACGAGCACAAAGACGGCGAGGCAAAACAAGTCGAGGAGTATCGGCGCATTTCCGGTCCGATGGAGCGGTTGCTGCATTCAGGCGCAAACATGCGTGCCCGCCCGAACAAGGCTTCGCTTTACGTCGGAGGAATGCCAGAGCTGCCACGACAACAAAAGAATCATAATCCTGAACCCTTTGGTCTTGAGCATGCGGACATGCATTTCCAACAAACGCTATTGTGAGAATAAGCTGAACGACACTAGCGCTCAGATCACCGCTTCTGACTCGGGCAATATAAAGTAAAAATCCAAAGACATGCAAATCCAAAGACCATTGCAGCTATTTGGTACGACAGAGCGAGATTTGAAAGCGAGTGCAACTGGACATTCACATTCACGGAAGGTGCGGGGGCAAAGCGATCGTGGCCGTTTAGGATCGTCAAGGCTCAGAACATCACCAACAGAAAAAGGTCAGCATTGGACACCGCTAGCTTGCTAACAAAGACCGGGACACAACATTTGGCCAATAACTTATGAGTAAGTTTCACACTGCTCATCGGCGCTCGGATCTTTCGATCAGATCATTGGAACGGGTGAGTGGTTTTAGGCGTTAGGATCTTGGCTTTAGGGTGAGGGTCTCGGTCCTTTCAGTTGGTTTGGCTTTTAGATGGGAACGTCACAGAAGGGGAAGGGTTCTTACAGAAACAGAAGGCTGGTTGGGGTTTCGGCTTAGGCTATCTCTCTTGGGTGCTCGAGAGAAACCGAAGCTGCACAGTGGTACGATTTGCAAAATATCCCCACGATGCCTTTGTTTGTGACTTCCGACATTGTTGTTAACAGCTAGCTGTCAGCTAACGGGGCCAAAACTGGCGCAATTAGCTTGTCGATGAAGGTTTAGGAACACGATGCTGGACCGTTTAGCAAGAGGAGCAAGTCAAAATAACAAAGAAGGCCGTTTGCCCGGGAAACCGAACCAGGAAGCGTCATCGGGATCCGCTCTACCTGTTCCTCCCGCATGGCCTGCAGCTTTTTGCTCTTGCTCTGCCGGTAGTATTCCATGATCATCATGGCAGCGTAGATTTTGCCCACCGTCAAGTCTGTGGCTGCTGAGAAAATGACAAGTTACCCTGGAAGATTAGACCCGGGCGAAATGGGACCCTGCGCCTTGGGGGATGGGAGTAGGGGGACAACACAAGTTCACAACAACGCTGCGCCCGCCACACACTGAGGACAATTCTGTTTCAGATATATTTGCACGGTGCTAAAACCAAACCATCAAGTTCCTGCAGTAGGAAATGTGGCGGGGTTTTATGGTCCGCCAAATGGGAGGTGGCCTGCCTTCAGGACAAAGTTTATGTCTGTGGGTTGGGGCTTGAGGTGTGGCTTAGGCCTGGGCCTTTTGGGTTACATTTAGGATGAAGGCTTAGGATAGCACTTGTCGGGTTAAGCCTTTGTGCCGGTTTGGATTAGGAACTGGTGGCGGTGGTTCGGTCTAGTAAGTTGGGGGAGAGGTTTCTGTCTAAGGTTTAGGATCGCATTAGACTAGGAGTTAGGCTATTTGTTACGATAGGCTAAAGGTTAGGGGCATGCCCGGTCATGTTCCCATTCATCCAGTGGTTCGTctagaaaaacaaaagtgacctCAGCATGTGGTGCGCGCCATCCAGATACATTGACGGTACAGTTGTCAAGACAGCCTTCGGTCTTTTCACAAGCAGATGCGGCGGCAATCATCCAATCGCTAACGCAATCGTGCTTGGAGTGCATCCAAGGACGGCGTAGCCATCTTGGGCCCCAAAACCTCCACACCCTGGACCCAAGGCAGCGTTGGTACGACGACACGTGAGAAAAACATTGAGCTCGCTTGCTGGCAGGCTTTGGGGCGTGGCTCTGCGGCCCCATAGCACCATGAGCACCTTTGCGTCCATCTCGCCTACCTGCTTGATGAAAAATGGCATGCACGCTGCTTCGTCATTCGTGCTCATCTTTTTTGCTCCAAGTTTGACTATTGTGCTGCTCGAACTGTCGTGAAAAGACTCCTATAGAGGATCTTCTATAGTTGGCACCCCCTGATGTCAGGACAGAATACAAAcgttgtgcaagtgtgtgtatgtgcgtgcgtgcgtgggagAATAGCACGTACGAGCGCTGTATTGTCATGTTGTGAGTGTGAATTTGGCTTTTTCACGTTTGGCAATCGTCTCCTTCCGATCAGGGGATGCAAAGCAGTGATTGGCTGGCTGAAGCTGCCCTCTTGGTGAATGGGGTGATCGGACATCCAAATGCCAATGCGCCGCCCGCCGGCTCTCGCGTCACTTACCCTTGTGGGGCGTGACGAGCAGGTCCAACGTTTTCTGCGACAGGTTGGGCCAAATGGCCATCATCTCTTTACGCAGCTCGGCATCCATTTGCTGCTTGTCTGCACCACCTGCGGGAGTTCCGGTCAAGTATTAGTGCAggcagattttgtttttttgcataggGAGGCACAACAAAGTAACTTAAAGGGTTGGATTTCCACTATTTTTTCCTCCAGTGTGATAACGGAAGCGTGGAAGAGCGCTGAGGTTCGCCAATCAATACGTCAACTACAAAAGCGACATGGGCACTAAATTGGAATTTGCGGCGTGTAAATCCTGCCCGGCTGAGCGAGCAAGAGAGAGCTAGACTCTGGACTTGTACCCTTGGCGATCTTGATATCCAGCGCCGTCCTGATGAGCGCCATGAGGGTGGAGTTGAAGTGGACCGTGTTGTCGTCGGCCACGGGCAGGTCCATACGCAGCAGCCTCTGCGGAGAGCCGGGCGGCAGGACAGCGTAAGAATGCAAACGCGTCCTCGCCACATCGCGGTTGCGAACCAAGCTCCGCGGAGGGGCGGGACTTGGGgtaagagagctccatagataGTAGCCAATGAGAGTGGGGCTTTGCGAGGGTTGGGGTCACTGCCAATCTGCTTCGGAATCGGCTTCAGTGGCAAATGCAACGGCGTTTAGCGAGCGGAACGCTAACTCAGCGAGCCACTTGCGTCTCCTGATGCGCCAGTGATActcgacaagaaaaaaaatgttgctggaaaaataaagaaaggtcttttttttttccagaatattttttttccttttgctggAGAAGAGGTCGCTGAATTACGAGCGTGTCGTCGTCAATGAAAATGGAGTCCATCGCCAGAATAGAATGTTCAAATTTGAGAACAACGAAAATCGACTTGTGGCTTTTCTAAAAAAGCATCGGAACCAAGTTGTGCTGTTTCAATCTAAAAGTTCAAAGCTACCTTTGGGAAAGCTTCTCGGAATATTACAAGGTTGTCGACAAGGAAGGAGCGTGTATTCCTTTGTTTGTATAATGAATTGgactgttttttcttcttcttgaaaACAGCATATAGCCAGACTAAAGCTTGACTTTTCCAAATAAGAAAATGAAGAGGACATGAATTGAGccgtgtcctttttttttagcATGATGAAGAATGAAGTGATTTTTCAGTCATCCATTGGTCGAGAAGAATTGACAACATGATGAAAATAGAGTTCTGTTTTCAAGGCTAAAGTCCTATTTTTCCaaggagagggagaggggaggggcTTTGTTCTGCTAAGCGAGCCCGGAACCACCAGGAGGAGTGATCGGGAGAGCCAAACAGCCTCCGACCCAACCTGTGCCCATGTTCCCGAAATGTGTGAATGCGCTGGCACATTCACACATCGATGCAAGAGATGGAACAAAAGTACACTTACACACAAAAATCTGCACACACTTCAATTAAGTTGAAGCTTAATTGCGGTCCAACAATCAAAAAATAACGGTATCACTGGTGCTTTTCCTCAGGAGAcagctttttttgttgtcaaGTCACTCTGGTATGTTCTATAGAGCTCCCCCTACCAGTCGGGAGGTTCCCTGCATAGCTCAGGTAAATCCGATGGAGGAGCCATTGGATCGAGCAAGCGCAAGCCATCCGggcgttgggggggggggggggggggcgaatggCGGCTTGCGGGCGGTTGCTATCGGCAACGGCGGGCGTCCATCGGCTTTACCTCCGAACATGAGCGTTGGGCACGCACGGCGGCAAGCACGATGGCGATTGGTTTCGTGGGCATGcttcgggcgggcgggcgggcgttcgGTTGGCGGGCAACATCAAGCGTGCATGCAACACCCCCTGGTGGACCACCCGACACACAGCATGCCAATGGCCCTTCCGCATACAGCGCAAGCGGCCGTGCATCCGCGCAGAGGATCCGCGACACCAAAATGATGATTGATGCCGCTCCACTCGATTGAATTTTTGGGGTTGTCCAATTCTGATTTCCTAGATCCGATCGGACGGGAAGTCAAGATCTCTCTTAATGCAAGACGGGTGGTGTCAGAGttcaaaaggaaacaaaacaaaaacattggtgTTGTGTTACAGCCTACCAAGAAGACGGACAAAACCAAGAGAAAATCATAGCAATGATTTGATGTTCTTTGTGTTTTTGGTTTTCGCCATCAAGGACCCTTTTGTTGAATCGTCACGGCAAGCGGTACTTTGCCCAAGTTCGGGCCACACGcaccaaaaaaataagaaaaatccCCCGAGAAGAGTATCTATTCAGTACAttatttttggggtgggggggagggggaaaaaagttacGAAAGGAATTTGACAAAGGAAACGAGAAGGAATGACATTGTCAAGGGAAAAGGAAGGAGGGGTCATGAGATGGACTTGTGGGCAAAAAAAGGGCACGGAGGGTGAAAATGGCCTCGAGCGTTGCGAcaacaccaaagggagggagagCAAGAAAGTGCACGTGTCAAGAGCCCaggactgggggggggggggggggggaggacagAGCAAGACGAGACCGAACGACACTCAAGTCAAACCGTGAAACCGGCCGAGGCTTTCCCACGAGTCGCTCAGAACCACAGCCGCAGCTGAAAAACTCGAATGCCATCCACGGCCGACGTGGAAACGTGGCCCGGATGGACTCGGTCCGCAAAGATGGAGTGAGGGGGGCCAAAACTAAGATGACGGGACCAAAGGCCATCGAGTGGAGGTAGCGCAAAAACGTCAAGTGGCCCAGATGGGACGACGGACAAGTGTTCACTGACGTCTGCTCCGATACGCGAGGAGGCATCGAGTCCGGTGGCGAAGACGCCCCCCGGTGCGGACCGACAGCAAAAGTTCTGCCCGCGTGGGCGGCTGTTGCGATAAATTTCTGGCTAGCTCCAACACATTTAGTCCTTTGGAGCATGCGCTGGATCTAAATCTCGACGCGACTTGCCGGCTCAAATCCTCGGCCCGATGCACCGACTGGCCACACTAAGCTTGCGTGCCAACCGCTTGACCCCATCTTCTGAAACCAGGCCAAATGGACGCCTTGCTGCTGCAAAGCACAAAGCCTCAACTTCCCCCAGGCTCgctcaaaacaacaaaacaaccgAGACCAGaatgtgtcgtgtgtgtgtgcgtgtgcacgatTAGCGCCATCCATCCACAGGAACCAGAGAGCCAGAGGGCCGAAGCCAGGCGCACTTTGCCGCTCCTTCTGCACCCGCATCGTCAGCATGGAGCGTTGCCGTGGAAACTTGGAATTGTTGCTTGTCAATCAATGGAAAGGGCGTGGTTACATTTGCGTCCGTGCAGGTTGCAGATGGACCGGCGAAGCTCCCCATCTCTGTTCCCTCGCTCCTGCGGCCTGACGGCGGGGCTGGCAGGTAGGTGACACCAAaataacaaaccaaaaaaacaagaaTGATCCAGAGCCCCGGACGTGACGCCGGCAAGGGAAGGATTCAATTGTGGCTGCGAATGACGACTCGTGCACGCGTGCGCAGGAAACGCAAAACGGCGAGGACCTTGGCGACTGACTGCCGTCTTGAGTTGAATAAGATTTGATCCTTTTCTTACCGCTCTTTCTGAGAGAGACGCTTTGAAGGAGCTAAGTTTGGCCTGGGTCGTTAGTGGAAATTCaccttcctttttcttttttttgtcgctCTAAATCAAATGACTTGTTTTGAAATGGGATTGAACAGGCTGCAAATCTGCGTTGGAACTTTTCTGGAGGCGTTTCCTTGCCGCGGTGCCGCAGAGGTGAGTAGGTCCGCCCTTCCTGTGTGACGTTTGCATGTTCCCCTCCGAGCCTGCGGGGCTCGTCCCCCGCTCCAAAGTTGCGCCCCAAATTGCCCGCGAGTGCAAACGCTCGTTTCAGGCCAACCTCGTGAGGAGAAGCGCTTTGGAGGATGGATGCATTTCATGTGCACcgtcaatttgtcatttgtgGCCACAAATGAGTGCTCTTCACGTTTCTCATTGTGTGGGCGCAAAGTAGCACGCTAGGCACACGTGAGCTATAGAGCGGCCACAATTCAACTTTTCGCCTTCCTCGTCACGTCTGGGGCTCGCcattcaagtcaaatcaagtccgCAAATAATAAAAGATCCACAAAGTCCACCGTCACACATCACTGCAACCACAGAAGCCGCagccggtcggtcggtcggccggccggccagccggtCGGCCGGCGCCCTCCCATCCCAGGGCAACAGAGGACAGCGCGCACCACCACCACAACCGACCACAGAGGGAGGACAGGAAGTGGAAGGACGTAAAGGAGGGGAGGGCCAGTCTACCTTATAGGCGACCCGGGCGGGACACCTCTTCCCGAGGCCTAGCGGCGGACACATGTGTCTTAGCATCTGATACATGTCTGTGTAAGTGATCCGGCCgctacacacacattcacgcacgcacacgcacacgcacacgcacacacaatcaccccgacagacaaggacaaacaaTGCCGGGGGGTCAAAAGGATGAAGGGGGGGACAAAGAGGTGAGGAAGAAGGCAAAGCAAAAGGACACAAGGGAAGGAAAGAGGGAAACAAACATACACAAaggttattgttgttgtttgtcgCCGTGGTGATGAGCGTGCAGTTGGTTGCTATGGCGAggggaggagaggaggaaaaggatgagaggagggagaaagaggaggaagagtttGGCGTGTCCTTGGGGCTCCTTTTCCACACTTGGCTACAAGTGAATGGCAGCACAAACAAAGCAGGTGTCTTGGCTATTTACGTTTTGGGTTTCGATGTTTACGTCTGCTACTTGCTATTTGATAGCGTGCTAATGCTAACGCTAAACGGGTTTGTCTTCTCTGTGGGCCGAGTAGTCCGGCCTGTGCTCCAGCTTGCCTGTATTGGGTTGCATTCCAGACCCGCACAGTTTCAAAATTCCCACAGTCTTAGTTCGTGTGAATGCAGCACTCGCATAGCCTAGCCACAATGCTAATGCGGCTaaaacatgagaaaaaaaaaaagtctttgtttttccgtttccatgttttgttttacagCGCTAACTTAGCACTACCAATATAGAGCACCTAGAAGAACGAATTATGCGTCAGAACGCTGCTAACCGCTAACACGGCTAGCACTTTGCCCTCTTTGCCTGCATCTCTGAGCTAACCAaccaaaatggatgaatgatgcaTGTCACCCCATCCGCCCCCCAACGCTGCCCAGGCAAAAATCAGACAGCAGGCAGAAATGAAAGAAactaaatgacattttcttgccGGTTATATGTCAAAACATCACCCCCGCCCGCCGACAACAGCGAGTGCAGTGCACCATCGCATGCTTGTAAcaagtgaccccccccccccacgcagtCCCCCACCCCTGAAAAAACACAAATAGATGGCGAGATGAAAACAAGTGAGTGAAAAGAAAACCCATCATTCATTCCAGTCTGTTGAAAAGGAAAAAGGCGAGCGAGCAGGTTGCGTTTCTTAAGAAGTTGCTTtcatggggggaggggggggggtgcagtccAAACCTTGCAGGCCACCCTATGTGGGCATTTCTTGCCAAGGCCCAGGGGAGGGGAGATAACTCGCAATAAACTGTACATATCCTTATAATGTATGCGCCCGCTGCAAGAAAGATACAAGGAAGGGTTGTTAGGTGCACATCAcaagaagaggaaagaaagagCATTCATTCACAGCTCCAACCAGGGAGCGTGGAAGATCAATGCCTTCCTCACAAACCACCCAaagaaggggggagggggcaggcggtggggggggggggggggttaggtaACATTCATTTCATGTCTCAACGTTAACATGGAACAAGAAGAGATCCCAcaacgccggccggccggggaggAAGGAAAACCTCATTCTCGCCTGAACGCGGCTAATGCTAAAGGCTAACTTCTGACTTACCTGGGGAGGGTGCAATCCTCTCATTCTTGATGTTTTCAAAATGATACCAACGCAGATGCAGGCTCAGCATTTAAGGCACGAGCAGTTCAAAGAGGCCGATAATGCCGCCACCGAGCCAAACAATGGCTGAAGGTTCTGGATGGGGCCGTGCGGCCGCGTTCACAAGGTCATTTGAGACCTTGACAAAAATCAGCAATAACGGGCAGGAGATTTGGAAAGGACTCAACTCCAAAAGAGTCGTTTCGGCTGCATCGTCATTTAGGACCAGCGAGGGCCCGTTTCAAATGGGCTAACTATTACGCAGCTACTTTACATACATGACCATGTTACAATAACGAAGTTCAAAcacttatttttaaaaatatgcagctttcaaatatttattatcATATAATGTTATGCTAACGTTTTGGCTCATGGCTGCAACATTTGTTTATACTGCGACATCAGCTACTTGTTGTTGACACAGACCTTTACGCTAGCTCATCTTAGCatcttcatttgttttgtttcgggTCGACGGCTCGACTCACCAGGCGGCGGGGTCGTACTCGGCCCAAATCCTTACGTACTCGTCCAGGTGGTGCGGCCCCAGGATGGACGAGTCTCTGGTCAGGTACTCAAAGTTGTCCATGATGACAGCCACAAAGAGATTGAGCATCTGCACACATCGCGGCTCATGAGCGCCACCTTCCGCACGCCATTATAAATCGGCTAATTCTGGGTAAACTTGTTTTTTCCAAGCCTTTCGTAGATTTACGTCATTTACAACCGATTTTGCGCTCAccaggaaggagcagaggaagatgaAGGAGACAAAGTAGGTGTAAGCGAAGGTGCTGCCGCATTCGGGCTCCGTGTTGCCCGAGGCCGGGTCGCACTCTTTGCCTCCGAGACACGACAGCATGATTTCGTGCCAGGCCTCGCCCGTGGCGCTCCTGCACGGCCAACCGATCAGCAGTCGCAAAGCCGAGCGCTGCGTGCACATGCATTAGGCTACCTAAAGAGCAGCATGAGGGCCATGACGAAGGTCCTGAAGTTGTTGTGATGGTCGATGGCGCTTTCGCCCTCCTCCTCCAGGGCCAGGTTGCCAAACAACTACACGTACAAGTTTTCATCAGCGGCCAGCCGTTGGTTAGCATTGGCTTTGCGCTTAGGTCTTTACGGGCTCACCTGCATGCCGATGATGGCGTAGATGAAGAAGAGCATGGCGATGAGGAGGCACACGTACGGCAAAGCCTGCAAAGTCGAGTTCCGCAGGCGTCGGTCACCGGCGGCCAAAGGCTCGCTGTCGCCAGGGTTGGCCAGTGCTGGCCAGGGCTGGCCAGGGCCGGCTCGCTTACCTTGAAGGACTGCACGAAGGTCCACAGTAGGATCCGGATGGTCTCGCCTTGGCGCAGCAGCTTGATGAGGCGAGCCGCCCGGAACAGGCGCAGAACGCTCAAGTTGATGAAATTGTTCTAGGAGAAGAAGGAGGCCAGTCAGCGTGCAAACTCACTTGATGagcttaaagaaaaaaaaaagagaacgctGGGGGGGGATTTGGGGGCAGCCACAGAGGACGCGAGGGAGGCTTTGAGAAGAGAGAGGAACATAAGGCGTCAAACTAAATAAAGGTTATCATCCAATCTGGTACAGGAGATtttaatttggggggggggggcaaatgcACTGATCTCAGAGGGACAAGCAGGCCACACAAGATGAAGGAAGGAACATCTCGAGATGCCGGCGAATGCCACGGCcgcaagggagggagggagggaggaagggagccCCATGCAGGAATTTGGATTAAAGCGTTCCATAAAACATGCTAGCCATGCTAAGAAAAGGccatttttcacttttaatgtTTCAGCGACAAAAAAGTCAACGTCAAAGATTTTTGGGGAACAATTCACTTTGTCTAGTTAAGGTgacgttttgtttcatttttttttttgtcgtggaATTTGCACGACCTTTTCCCCGGCATGTAAACTTTTGTATTTGCGCAACGTACCACTTGTTTTTTTCTAGCGTGTTGCTTTTGTACTTTTCAACGTTTTTCCGCTCTATCTCATGACTTAGGACTTATGTGTAGACACCTTTTTTTCATAGTATGAGGTTTTTGCAGTGGGCAATTTCATTCTCGTAGGATTTCCGACCGACTCTTTTgttgaatgtttgtttttgcaagACTGTCATAGTGTTCCAACAACGTAATATGCAACAATTATTCTCAGAATGTGACATCATCTGTAACGTTAATCTATTTGGCGTTAATATTGAGAAATTCTCATTTCCGTCATAATAGTAgggcatttccccccccccccccccccccccccttgcaaaACGACAAAGCCTTATGTGGTGGACTTTTGTGTTTGATGAAACAACCTTTTTTGGAGAGTTTCTcgtaatatttcctttttcttttaagCTTGAATTCCGATTCTCTTCATTTATCATCTCGTGCAGTTTCCTCCAGGCAGGCAGCGCATGCAGAGGGttaccgggccgggccgggccgggtcgGGGAGAGGGCACGACCAATGAGGATGCAGAGGAAGCTTTGAGAGATAAATTACAAACCAACCAGAGTCTACATGTGCGATGATGTCGAGGGATGAATGGGAAGGAAGTCGGGgggaaatatatatttatacagattgatagatagatatatattttgttgttgtgtgagGCGATTGGGGCAGGGGCACATTACAACacgtgacatcatcatcatcatcatcctcctcctcgccaGCAACACAGATGAAGGACAACACGATGAAGGGTTTCATAGTGCATTTTTCGGGGGAGGGGGTAAAATTGTTTTATCAGAGAAGTTCAAGAAAGACATGAAGGCACAGAGAGTCATTCGTAAGGCTGGAAaaggtcaccatggcaacaagacAACACGTTAGCAGGGTCCTCGGCAGGGAATCAATCGCCCACGACAACTCCCTTTTTAGCTTAGCTCTAGCCCAATCAAGTTGTCTGTCCGCAGTGCTACCGTGAGCGCTAACGCTCATCTGCGCTAGTCTTGCTAGCGCTGCTGCAACATCATGTCAAAGTAGCACTTTTTGGCGACTTGATTTGACGTCATATGACGAGACATTACTTTGAATACTGTGAAAACAAGATTTTGGAATGCTATATTTACTAGTTAGCTAGCACTTATTTACATTGAAGTTATGAGACTTTTCATAGATGGGAAAGAGAAAGTTATGAATACATAAAGAATACAAAATGATGTTATTCTCACCATCTTTGATGAAACGTCTACGTTTTATTTGAGAGTGGACACCAAAGAGGGACTCCCAACGGCAATTATGACGCTTCTGTCTAAACTTGGCGGGCAACTTACGCAAACGACGACATAAGAAAGGCACACTTTGCAGCTATTTTCGCCCACTTACCCCTAATTTGGTCACCAGAATGTCCGTGATGCTTCCGAGCACGGAGACAAAGTCAAAAATGTTCCAGGCGTCTCTGAAGAAATTCTGTTTTGGACAAAGGGGCACGTTAGTAGTCATCCAAAGACTGCTGTCGCCATGGAAACAAGGCAAGGAACAGGGGATGTCGGTTGGCGTGCGCATGTCGGGGGTTTTCGGGGACATGGTGAACACGCTCCAGATCTGTCTACCAAAATAAACCGGCCTCATGAATCAGTGATGAGAGCCGagatgcgagtgtgtgtgtgtgtgcgcgctgtgTCTACCAGAGGGCCGAAAGCGACGAGCTTCAGGATGGACTCCAGGAAGAAGAAAGTGGTGAAGACGATGTTGAGGTTCTGCAGGACGTCGTCGTACGTTTCGGAGGCGCCGTCAAACTGTACGCGCGGGGTAGCAGATTAGTTTAGCACATTAGCATAGCCTAAATTGGATGCAGCAGTTTGAAGAAAAGAACCGAAATGCTGCTGATCCGTTGCAGCCCCAGCCCCAATGTACTTGACAACAAAAACAGACAATAATTGCATTGAATTGATGAAAAGTGTTTTTGTCAACTCCTCCCAGCAAATCATTTCAGTTgttcttcacagaggataaataaTACACGACTTCGAGTAGCGTTTAtatcaggggtctcaaagtccagtcctcgggggggggggggccgccgcattcctacatgttttccaagtttccctcgttcaacacacctgattcaataatcaggctcctgcagaacgtgaggatgaactaaccctacccccccccccccccccccgaggactggactttgagacccctggttTAAATGGTCGATCGACATAGCTCTTTGTTGCCTCCCTCAAGGGTCGTAGCGTTGCAACATGGGTACTTTTTAACGTAAGCATGAAGCTAGTGGACTGctggctaggctaggctaggctgggctaggctaggctaggctaggtgTTTGTTTAAAATCCTTTTGATTTTAACTCTGGATTTTTTtcactgcggcggcggcggggaccGACCTTCATCATGAGGACGATGGTGTTGAGCGCGATGAGCGCCATGATGCTGTACTCGAAAGGGGTGGACACCACAAACTGCCACATGCGGTACTGGAAGCTGAGCTTGTTCTTGGGCATGTGGCGAGTCA
It encodes:
- the LOC133151802 gene encoding voltage-dependent P/Q-type calcium channel subunit alpha-1A-like isoform X2, with the protein product MLFMFIFAVVAVQLFKGRFFYCTDVSKEFERDCRGEFLMYDRDEVRAQKREWKKYNFHYDNVAWALLTLFTVSTGEGWPQVLKASVDSTFENQGPSPGYRMEMSIFYVVYFVVFPFFFVNIFVALIIITFQEQGDKMMEDYSLEKNERACIDFAINARPLTRHMPKNKLSFQYRMWQFVVSTPFEYSIMALIALNTIVLMMKFDGASETYDDVLQNLNIVFTTFFFLESILKLVAFGPLNFFRDAWNIFDFVSVLGSITDILVTKLGNNFINLSVLRLFRAARLIKLLRQGETIRILLWTFVQSFKALPYVCLLIAMLFFIYAIIGMQLFGNLALEEEGESAIDHHNNFRTFVMALMLLFRSATGEAWHEIMLSCLGGKECDPASGNTEPECGSTFAYTYFVSFIFLCSFLMLNLFVAVIMDNFEYLTRDSSILGPHHLDEYVRIWAEYDPAA